In Stieleria varia, one genomic interval encodes:
- a CDS encoding autotransporter outer membrane beta-barrel domain-containing protein has protein sequence MHTTRPRNNPLRKRRGLLAFLGLAFVASAVSAADITVTTNADSGAGSLREALSTAASGDRIVFDIAGPSSTITLLSDLPTLTGDISFFNSNVAAVIIDRDGVAAPLTFNGGTVDPSGLNIVTTGAPSPDADIIASAGTTIFGEGQVDANMDIAGILAPGASAAAGTVGTMNVTGDLDLSGGELQSDISATSSMPTRDLVDVDGTVDVTGATLTPNFVGDQFEVTQQFVLVESTNPIVGTFANAADVYQLPNNPFLEAATDATMPATQFGLMIRDNGLSFAGFVDGCNQTAAAIALDDLRTVVGPDVVIADLRNGSAAQVTLAVDQLSGSIYASLLSAEINHIQTNLESVRDRVLLQADGQAGEPMLMPWVRGYGLVAHVDRDDCQTLGYRHEVGGLELGCGVSSGGGFSAHTFAHLSGGNLDARGVDQTADIESYRMGGSVEYIGQNLYALAAGGAGMQNYDVRRSLDAFTGSTFAESSFDGSTQFGYFETGTVMVGKGVAWNPYLGLHGTRVEIDPYAETGDMNFALSGGGGAGDSLRSVLGLGISQDGATALGPASTRIRLGWLHEYLDESETMFSQIASDPGTVGPLVDRGVTAGTDWAIVRVQADLGFLLGGQLTTAYQGQFNSNSAVNSFLAGVRWVY, from the coding sequence ATGCATACGACACGTCCTCGTAACAATCCACTGCGAAAACGCCGCGGCTTGCTTGCTTTCCTCGGATTGGCGTTTGTCGCCTCCGCGGTATCGGCGGCGGACATCACGGTCACGACCAATGCAGACTCGGGGGCGGGTTCGTTACGGGAAGCGCTGTCGACGGCGGCATCCGGCGACCGAATCGTGTTTGACATCGCAGGACCCTCGTCGACGATCACGCTGTTGAGCGATTTGCCGACCTTGACCGGCGACATCTCGTTTTTCAATTCCAACGTCGCCGCCGTGATCATTGATCGAGACGGCGTCGCGGCACCGCTGACCTTCAATGGGGGAACCGTTGACCCGAGCGGTTTGAACATCGTGACCACCGGAGCACCGTCGCCCGATGCGGACATCATCGCCAGTGCCGGCACGACGATTTTTGGCGAGGGGCAGGTCGATGCGAACATGGACATCGCAGGGATCTTGGCTCCCGGGGCAAGCGCCGCTGCTGGGACCGTAGGGACAATGAATGTCACCGGGGATTTGGATCTGTCTGGTGGCGAATTGCAGTCGGACATCTCCGCAACCAGCAGCATGCCGACCCGCGATTTGGTCGACGTCGACGGCACGGTGGATGTGACCGGCGCGACGCTGACACCGAATTTTGTTGGCGATCAATTTGAGGTCACGCAACAGTTTGTTCTGGTGGAGTCGACCAATCCGATCGTCGGCACGTTTGCCAATGCAGCGGACGTGTATCAACTGCCCAACAATCCGTTCTTGGAGGCCGCTACCGATGCAACAATGCCGGCGACACAATTCGGACTGATGATCCGGGACAACGGATTGAGCTTTGCCGGTTTCGTTGACGGATGCAATCAGACCGCAGCGGCGATTGCGTTGGATGATCTAAGAACGGTTGTCGGTCCCGACGTTGTCATCGCGGATCTGCGCAACGGTTCGGCTGCGCAAGTAACGCTGGCGGTCGATCAGCTTTCGGGATCGATCTATGCTTCGTTGCTCAGCGCCGAGATCAATCACATCCAAACCAACCTGGAATCGGTGCGTGACCGGGTGTTGCTGCAAGCAGACGGACAAGCTGGCGAGCCGATGTTGATGCCATGGGTCCGAGGTTACGGCTTGGTCGCCCATGTCGATCGCGACGATTGTCAGACGCTGGGATATCGACATGAGGTCGGTGGTTTGGAATTGGGCTGTGGAGTCAGCAGTGGTGGAGGATTTTCTGCCCACACGTTTGCCCACCTGTCGGGCGGCAACTTGGACGCACGTGGCGTCGATCAAACGGCGGACATCGAGTCCTATCGAATGGGCGGCTCGGTAGAATACATCGGACAGAACCTCTATGCGTTGGCGGCCGGTGGGGCGGGCATGCAGAATTATGACGTCCGTCGTTCCTTGGACGCTTTTACCGGGTCTACGTTCGCTGAAAGCTCGTTTGATGGTTCCACGCAGTTTGGCTATTTCGAAACCGGAACCGTGATGGTGGGCAAAGGTGTCGCATGGAATCCCTACTTGGGGCTTCACGGCACACGTGTGGAAATCGACCCCTATGCGGAAACGGGCGATATGAACTTTGCTCTCTCCGGCGGCGGAGGCGCAGGCGACTCGTTGCGTAGCGTGCTAGGGTTGGGCATCAGTCAGGATGGTGCGACGGCGTTAGGACCGGCAAGCACTCGGATTCGACTGGGGTGGCTGCACGAGTATCTCGACGAATCGGAAACCATGTTCAGCCAAATCGCTTCCGATCCAGGAACGGTCGGCCCTTTGGTGGATCGCGGCGTCACGGCGGGGACCGACTGGGCGATTGTCCGAGTGCAAGCCGACCTGGGGTTCTTGCTGGGCGGACAATTGACGACCGCATACCAAGGCCAATTCAACAGCAACTCGGCCGTGAATTCGTTCCTGGCCGGTGTGCGTTGGGTTTATTGA
- a CDS encoding PQQ-binding-like beta-propeller repeat protein — MRCFPSIILLALACFLEIHSPVAAEDWLRFRGTGGQGIAQGEAPIKWNASDNVVWKCPLPGAGSSSPIVVGDRVIVTCYSGATGENASRQVVCVDAKTGQQLWAHSVSAPNVEDDYNGFLTEHGYASGSPVSDGTNVYAFFGKAGVIALTLDGEKLWQRNVGTMSSNRRWGSGSSVVLADDILIVNAAEEARAILGLNKLDGSTVWKAESDLLELCFATPVIVNGAEDVSEAVIAMPGEAWGINTQTGKLRWYYETGTGGNVSPSVVVGDDAFYTFGGYPQQQSIAIRRGGRKDITQSHRLWESRDSSYVATPLYHDGHLYWVSDRGQAFVMDAKTGEVVTRNRLSGLRDGGRPVYASPVLAGEHLYVVTRRSGTLVFTATPEMKQVALNEPLDESQFNATPAIVNGKIYLRSDTALYCVQ; from the coding sequence ATGCGATGTTTTCCGTCGATCATTCTCTTGGCTCTGGCTTGTTTCCTGGAAATCCATTCCCCCGTCGCAGCCGAAGATTGGCTGCGGTTTCGCGGGACCGGCGGTCAAGGCATCGCCCAGGGTGAAGCACCGATCAAGTGGAATGCCAGCGACAATGTTGTGTGGAAATGCCCGTTGCCAGGAGCCGGTTCGTCTTCACCAATCGTCGTCGGTGATCGCGTGATCGTGACGTGCTATTCCGGTGCGACCGGCGAAAACGCATCACGACAAGTGGTATGCGTGGACGCAAAGACAGGTCAGCAGCTTTGGGCACACAGTGTTTCTGCCCCCAACGTCGAAGACGACTACAACGGATTCTTGACCGAACACGGCTACGCCAGCGGCTCACCGGTCTCCGATGGCACAAACGTGTACGCCTTCTTTGGCAAAGCCGGCGTGATCGCTTTGACGCTCGACGGGGAAAAGCTTTGGCAACGTAACGTGGGCACGATGTCCAGCAACCGTCGCTGGGGTTCAGGTTCCAGCGTCGTGCTGGCGGACGACATCTTGATCGTCAACGCGGCGGAGGAAGCCCGAGCGATCTTGGGACTCAACAAGCTCGATGGCAGCACAGTATGGAAGGCGGAGTCCGATTTGCTGGAGCTTTGTTTTGCCACACCCGTGATCGTCAACGGCGCCGAGGACGTGAGCGAAGCCGTGATCGCGATGCCCGGCGAAGCATGGGGGATCAACACGCAGACAGGCAAGTTGCGTTGGTACTACGAAACAGGCACCGGCGGAAATGTCAGCCCCAGTGTGGTCGTCGGCGACGACGCGTTTTACACCTTCGGCGGATACCCCCAGCAGCAGTCCATCGCCATCCGACGCGGCGGACGCAAGGACATCACGCAGTCGCATCGCTTGTGGGAAAGCCGCGACAGCAGCTATGTCGCCACGCCGCTATACCACGACGGACATTTGTACTGGGTCAGCGATCGCGGGCAAGCCTTTGTGATGGACGCCAAGACCGGAGAGGTCGTCACGCGAAATCGGTTGTCGGGACTGCGTGACGGCGGTCGCCCCGTGTACGCTTCACCGGTTCTTGCCGGCGAGCACTTGTACGTCGTCACGCGACGTAGTGGGACGTTGGTGTTCACTGCCACACCGGAAATGAAACAAGTCGCACTCAACGAGCCCTTGGACGAGTCGCAATTCAACGCCACCCCGGCGATCGTCAACGGAAAGATTTATCTACGCAGCGACACGGCGTTGTACTGCGTCCAGTAA
- a CDS encoding glucan biosynthesis protein, whose product MHRSIAYLLPTVCLNTLVHVVMIHVGLLSDPVAAESPAENALSRQTWREIDSFERLDLLTQSLATLPFVPRRPLPEPLAKLDYEQYREISFRPEQGVWWKSGSPFCLETFHRGFVQKDRVDLFTIDDDGVHEVLFSPKHFVYGIPIEDSAELLDSGHAGVKVVGRIPGLGDPQEFLTFLGSSYFRARSCDTVYGASARGLAVNVGLPCDEEFPFFRAFWVRAVEPDCDTLTVLALMDSPSMCGAYEFVLQPGGVETTVAVKSRLHFRSIPEKIGLAPLTSMWMWGDGLDGPSLDKRPGVHDSDGLLIRSDEDDWTWRAFARQSYPSVSTVPTEKLLGFGVLQRNRAFFHYDDHNAQYHKRPSIWIEPNRDGSSDGVWENGRVELLELPGAHEGIDNIAAYWVPQQTPKVGDPLDLNYVVKFFPGDCADQSKIARVTHLDVDRKKDRIGVTARFSGETIRDLSFHSMTIDVSLIRGELVSKSIERTDTGDWLASIEFRPTEEAPVEVSMRLMSGPDCVTERLQYLCPNEQPEFMYPQVYTRKE is encoded by the coding sequence ATGCATCGCTCCATTGCGTATCTCCTCCCAACCGTATGTTTGAACACGTTGGTCCATGTCGTCATGATCCATGTTGGACTGCTCAGCGATCCTGTTGCTGCGGAATCGCCGGCTGAGAATGCGCTCTCAAGACAGACCTGGCGTGAAATCGACTCGTTTGAGCGACTCGATTTGTTGACGCAGTCGCTTGCAACGCTGCCGTTTGTCCCTCGACGTCCCTTGCCCGAGCCATTGGCGAAGTTGGACTATGAGCAGTATCGTGAGATCTCTTTTCGTCCCGAACAAGGCGTCTGGTGGAAAAGTGGATCGCCGTTTTGCTTGGAAACATTTCACCGAGGATTTGTTCAAAAGGATCGCGTCGACTTGTTCACAATCGACGATGACGGCGTACACGAGGTCCTCTTTTCGCCCAAGCACTTTGTCTACGGAATCCCGATCGAAGATTCGGCGGAGTTGCTCGACTCAGGGCACGCGGGGGTAAAAGTGGTCGGCAGGATTCCTGGTCTAGGCGACCCGCAGGAGTTCTTAACTTTCCTCGGATCAAGTTACTTTCGCGCTCGCAGTTGCGACACGGTATACGGCGCATCGGCGCGGGGGTTGGCGGTGAATGTCGGCTTACCCTGCGACGAGGAGTTTCCGTTCTTTCGCGCTTTCTGGGTTCGGGCGGTCGAGCCCGATTGCGACACGTTGACGGTACTGGCGTTGATGGATAGCCCGTCGATGTGTGGTGCGTATGAGTTCGTCCTCCAACCCGGTGGGGTAGAAACAACGGTTGCGGTGAAGTCTCGGTTGCACTTTCGCAGCATCCCCGAAAAAATCGGATTGGCACCGTTGACCAGCATGTGGATGTGGGGCGATGGTCTGGATGGTCCGTCGTTGGACAAGCGACCAGGCGTGCATGACTCCGACGGGCTGCTGATTCGCAGCGACGAAGACGACTGGACTTGGAGAGCGTTTGCTCGACAAAGTTATCCTTCCGTTTCGACGGTTCCCACTGAGAAACTGTTGGGGTTCGGTGTTCTGCAACGCAATCGCGCGTTTTTTCATTACGACGATCACAACGCACAGTATCACAAGCGTCCCAGTATCTGGATCGAACCAAACCGTGACGGATCCAGTGACGGGGTTTGGGAAAACGGACGCGTTGAGTTACTGGAGTTGCCCGGCGCTCACGAGGGAATCGACAACATCGCCGCCTATTGGGTTCCCCAACAAACTCCCAAAGTAGGTGATCCGCTAGACTTGAACTACGTAGTCAAGTTTTTCCCTGGTGATTGCGCGGATCAAAGCAAGATCGCGAGGGTGACGCATTTGGATGTCGATCGAAAAAAAGATCGGATCGGCGTCACCGCTCGTTTTTCCGGAGAAACGATTCGGGATTTATCTTTTCACTCGATGACAATCGACGTGTCTTTGATCCGCGGTGAGTTGGTTTCAAAATCGATCGAGCGAACCGATACCGGGGACTGGCTGGCGTCGATCGAGTTTCGTCCCACCGAAGAAGCACCGGTTGAGGTGAGCATGCGATTGATGTCCGGCCCGGATTGCGTGACAGAGCGTCTGCAGTACCTGTGTCCCAACGAACAGCCTGAGTTCATGTACCCACAGGTGTATACTCGCAAGGAGTAG
- the mdoH gene encoding glucans biosynthesis glucosyltransferase MdoH, with amino-acid sequence MSATVVSDLRTKVIRRVVALATLLLTAAATGSFVAIALGNGDWNLFEVLSAPLFAILFAWIAFSFCLATVGFLSLARQNWRAWRQTNDSEYLGDHPDQTVQRTAVLMPVYNESPTRVFAGIKAMIQELRARGIGDAFAFYVLSDTTDHETWIAEEMAWADLVETLDAGDCLFYRHRPHNKSRKAGNIADFVERWGAHHEFMIVLDADSLVSASTMNAMVQRMRADTKLGILQVPPVPIGRNSLFARMQQFAASVYGPIFVQGFAVWAGNEGNYWGHNAIIRVEAFRRHCDLPVLPGSAPLGGEILSHDFVEAALMLRAGWKVQVATDLAGSFEECPTTIADYAQRDQRWCQGNLQHSKLLVAEDFRPLSRMHFSCGLMSYLASPLWILFTLMCIAAMALDAWTHKQTVPSDAALGALIIFSVSMALLLLPKLWSVLLIFFSREHVNQHGGYFRLAASALFETVMSVLLSPIMAIYHTRFVLAVLRGTNVKWNSQQRDERGVSWREAVMQMSALTLGGILASLVIYSTAPELFLWFSPLIAGVILSIPIVVAMGSQRIGLWLHRHGLLLVPSETNPPPVCVYHKLALQEKPSDHRVCETANWFTETILNPRVFALHTAILRSTSSDNAMPQHESKAIEATAAAKGIAAIPVSARKAILSDSATLTRLHREAQLALIDRRQDNTQRDRVTLD; translated from the coding sequence ATGAGCGCTACCGTTGTTAGCGACCTTCGGACAAAGGTGATTCGCAGAGTGGTCGCCTTGGCGACTCTGCTGTTGACTGCTGCCGCGACGGGTAGCTTTGTCGCCATCGCCTTAGGCAACGGCGATTGGAATCTGTTCGAAGTGCTCAGTGCGCCCCTGTTCGCCATCCTGTTTGCATGGATCGCGTTTTCGTTTTGCTTGGCAACGGTCGGTTTTCTATCGTTGGCTCGACAGAATTGGAGAGCTTGGCGACAAACGAATGATTCAGAATACCTGGGCGATCATCCTGATCAAACCGTCCAGCGTACCGCCGTTTTGATGCCTGTCTACAACGAGTCACCGACTCGAGTTTTTGCGGGCATCAAAGCGATGATCCAAGAGCTACGTGCACGCGGAATCGGGGATGCGTTTGCCTTTTATGTGCTCAGCGACACCACCGATCACGAAACATGGATTGCGGAGGAAATGGCGTGGGCGGATTTGGTGGAAACGTTGGATGCCGGCGACTGTTTGTTCTACCGACACCGGCCGCACAACAAGTCTCGCAAAGCGGGAAACATCGCTGACTTTGTCGAACGCTGGGGAGCGCATCACGAATTCATGATCGTGTTGGACGCCGATAGTTTGGTGTCAGCGTCGACCATGAACGCCATGGTTCAGAGAATGCGCGCAGATACAAAGCTTGGTATCTTACAAGTTCCCCCAGTCCCGATCGGCAGAAACTCTCTCTTTGCCCGAATGCAGCAATTCGCCGCCAGTGTCTACGGCCCCATCTTTGTTCAAGGGTTCGCTGTCTGGGCTGGCAATGAAGGAAACTACTGGGGCCACAACGCGATCATTCGAGTCGAGGCCTTTCGTCGCCATTGCGATCTGCCGGTGCTGCCAGGCAGCGCGCCGCTGGGGGGCGAAATCCTGAGTCACGACTTTGTGGAGGCCGCTTTGATGCTGCGTGCGGGATGGAAAGTTCAAGTCGCGACCGACCTCGCCGGCAGCTTCGAAGAATGCCCGACCACGATTGCGGACTATGCTCAGCGTGACCAACGCTGGTGTCAAGGCAATCTGCAGCACTCCAAACTCTTGGTCGCAGAAGATTTTCGTCCGCTCAGCAGGATGCACTTCAGTTGTGGACTGATGTCCTATCTCGCGTCGCCGTTATGGATTCTGTTCACGTTGATGTGCATTGCCGCCATGGCGTTGGATGCCTGGACACATAAGCAGACTGTTCCGTCGGACGCCGCCTTGGGTGCACTCATCATCTTCTCCGTGTCGATGGCTTTGCTGCTACTTCCAAAGCTCTGGAGTGTTCTCCTGATTTTCTTCAGCCGCGAACACGTCAACCAACACGGCGGCTATTTTCGACTTGCTGCCAGTGCACTGTTTGAAACGGTGATGTCGGTCTTGCTGTCCCCGATCATGGCTATCTATCACACGAGGTTCGTTCTCGCCGTGCTACGTGGGACCAACGTCAAGTGGAACTCGCAGCAGCGAGATGAACGCGGTGTTTCATGGCGGGAGGCCGTCATGCAAATGTCGGCGCTGACACTCGGCGGCATTCTGGCCTCGTTGGTGATCTACTCGACCGCTCCCGAGTTATTCCTCTGGTTTTCACCATTGATCGCCGGTGTCATTCTGTCGATTCCAATCGTGGTTGCGATGGGAAGTCAACGGATCGGATTGTGGCTGCACCGGCATGGACTATTGTTGGTGCCGTCGGAAACAAATCCTCCACCCGTGTGCGTTTACCACAAACTGGCCCTCCAAGAAAAACCATCGGACCATCGAGTTTGCGAGACCGCGAACTGGTTCACCGAAACCATTTTGAACCCACGAGTATTCGCATTGCACACGGCGATCTTGCGATCAACCTCATCCGACAACGCGATGCCGCAGCATGAATCCAAAGCGATCGAAGCAACCGCCGCCGCCAAAGGTATCGCTGCGATTCCTGTCAGTGCACGCAAAGCAATCTTGTCCGACAGCGCGACGCTCACCCGATTGCATCGAGAAGCCCAATTGGCATTGATCGACCGCCGTCAAGACAACACCCAACGAGACCGCGTCACTCTGGACTAG
- a CDS encoding ISAs1 family transposase — translation MERSASLIEKLNTVSDPRPGEPIYPLVNILFMTICAVIAGADDFVAIAKFANTKKEWFSKFLDMTAGVPSHDRFNAILNAVKPEEFEPMLLEWITQLHKITDGQVIAIDGKTLRRSYDTATGKAAIHMVSAWATANHISLGQTVVDAKSNEITAIPKLLEIIDVSGGLVTIDAMGCQTEIAAKIVDEGADYCLAVKGNQPTLHEGIKAFFLDHLEDDFARIEVFEHHTKETDHGRVDERSYYLCKVPSDLPDASRWKNLSAIGMSINNTERRKGDEIAVRYYILSKTLEGESFACAVRNHWGIENSCHWQLDVTFGEDQCRIRKGHGDENFSTLRRTALSLLKQEKTAKCGVKNRRLTAGWDDDYMEKVVFSR, via the coding sequence ATGGAACGCTCTGCTTCACTGATTGAAAAACTTAATACCGTTTCCGATCCACGACCGGGCGAGCCGATTTATCCGCTTGTCAATATTCTCTTTATGACGATCTGTGCGGTGATCGCTGGTGCGGATGATTTCGTTGCGATCGCTAAGTTTGCCAACACAAAGAAAGAATGGTTCTCCAAGTTCCTGGATATGACCGCAGGAGTTCCATCGCACGATCGTTTCAACGCCATCCTCAATGCGGTCAAACCTGAAGAGTTTGAACCGATGCTGCTCGAATGGATCACTCAGCTTCACAAGATCACCGATGGCCAAGTCATTGCGATCGACGGCAAGACTCTTCGCAGAAGCTACGACACTGCGACCGGCAAAGCTGCCATCCACATGGTCAGTGCATGGGCGACGGCTAACCACATCAGCCTTGGACAAACGGTGGTCGATGCGAAGAGCAACGAGATCACAGCGATTCCTAAATTGCTGGAAATCATCGACGTTTCCGGAGGTTTGGTAACGATTGATGCAATGGGCTGCCAAACAGAGATCGCTGCAAAGATCGTTGACGAAGGTGCGGACTATTGCTTGGCAGTGAAAGGGAACCAACCGACACTTCACGAGGGAATCAAGGCCTTCTTCTTGGATCATCTTGAGGATGACTTTGCCCGAATCGAGGTGTTTGAACATCACACGAAGGAGACCGATCACGGACGTGTGGATGAGCGTAGCTACTACTTGTGCAAGGTTCCCAGCGATCTTCCAGACGCCAGTCGTTGGAAAAATCTCAGTGCCATCGGTATGTCGATCAACAACACGGAACGTCGAAAGGGCGACGAGATCGCAGTGCGTTATTACATACTCAGCAAAACACTTGAAGGAGAATCGTTTGCCTGTGCTGTGCGTAACCACTGGGGCATCGAGAACAGCTGTCATTGGCAGTTGGACGTGACGTTTGGCGAAGACCAATGTCGCATTCGCAAAGGTCATGGTGACGAGAACTTCAGCACGCTTAGACGGACGGCCTTAAGCTTGCTCAAGCAAGAGAAAACTGCGAAGTGTGGAGTCAAGAACAGGCGGCTCACCGCCGGGTGGGACGATGACTACATGGAAAAGGTCGTTTTCAGTCGGTAA
- a CDS encoding Rpn family recombination-promoting nuclease/putative transposase yields the protein MPLGIRPTVDFAFKKIFGSPQNSAALIGLLNAILDLDRPIVSVEILNPFSYQEFAESKLIVLDVRCRDSAGRMLNVEMQVSVYAGLIERLVYYACSMYVDQLSKGGNYALAAPSISICLLSRVLFSQTTQAYHRFQFLDQRSGRSISNGIEVHTVELTKYALAEQTISRASKLNQWVFLLLHAQDYDGEALRRLLPGIEFEPAISTIETISAKTEDKQMYDQREKAQRDYEWAISGAREEGREEGKLAGQIQLLEQLLGEAPTGDGDLLPQGIDALTKRMSDLQKRLRDRDS from the coding sequence ATGCCGCTCGGAATTCGACCGACCGTTGATTTTGCCTTCAAAAAAATCTTTGGTTCTCCACAAAACTCTGCTGCGTTGATCGGGTTGCTCAATGCCATCCTCGATCTCGACCGACCGATCGTTTCCGTCGAGATTCTAAATCCTTTCAGCTACCAAGAGTTTGCCGAAAGCAAACTGATCGTGCTCGATGTTCGATGCCGCGATTCGGCCGGTCGCATGCTCAATGTGGAGATGCAAGTATCGGTCTATGCAGGCCTGATCGAGCGACTGGTTTACTATGCCTGTAGCATGTACGTCGACCAACTGTCCAAAGGCGGAAACTACGCCCTGGCCGCGCCCTCGATCTCAATTTGTCTGCTCAGCCGCGTTCTTTTCTCCCAAACCACCCAAGCTTACCACCGTTTTCAGTTCCTGGACCAACGGAGCGGTCGTTCAATTTCCAACGGGATCGAAGTACACACGGTAGAATTGACGAAGTATGCCTTGGCAGAGCAGACGATCTCCAGGGCGAGTAAACTGAATCAATGGGTATTCCTGTTGCTACACGCCCAGGATTACGACGGGGAAGCTCTCCGCCGATTGCTCCCCGGGATCGAGTTTGAGCCAGCAATTTCCACGATAGAAACCATCTCCGCTAAAACGGAAGACAAGCAAATGTACGATCAACGCGAAAAGGCTCAAAGAGACTATGAGTGGGCCATTTCAGGTGCCCGTGAGGAAGGGCGTGAGGAAGGCAAATTAGCAGGCCAAATCCAGCTTCTCGAGCAACTCTTGGGAGAGGCCCCCACTGGTGATGGGGACCTGCTTCCGCAAGGCATCGATGCACTTACGAAGCGAATGTCAGACCTTCAGAAGCGACTGCGCGACAGGGACTCTTGA
- a CDS encoding transposase: MRLPISLTDESALQSVLATVQNKDWIADIQGTPPEYRGQSENQHVFGYLAKYVAGVAIGDGRLIRVNDDEVVFDAKDYRDQSHVEVSMPPKEFCYAFSRHILPHGMPRTRYAGCFAPNVRKKYLELCRTLWKQSHPESDDPTELDSHSPLEESTIKEPHDYRCKKCNGLVDPAGQLEGSLTVSLLAVAHWGVTWQQTQAASTQVVPHWRRALAAVIGQRISMPSKNAFINGMRSGLIQPDAHWLSLIEQAIELVSEEVEWPEATARPP, encoded by the coding sequence TTGCGATTGCCGATAAGCCTGACGGACGAGTCGGCTTTGCAGTCCGTTTTGGCAACGGTTCAAAACAAAGACTGGATCGCCGACATCCAAGGCACACCGCCTGAGTATCGTGGGCAGAGTGAGAATCAACACGTCTTCGGCTACTTGGCCAAGTACGTGGCGGGGGTGGCGATCGGTGACGGGCGATTGATCCGTGTCAACGATGATGAGGTGGTGTTCGACGCGAAGGACTATCGCGACCAGTCGCATGTGGAAGTGTCGATGCCGCCAAAAGAGTTCTGCTACGCGTTCTCCAGACACATTCTGCCACATGGAATGCCACGCACCCGCTACGCAGGCTGCTTCGCCCCCAACGTACGTAAAAAGTACTTGGAGTTGTGCCGCACACTGTGGAAGCAATCGCATCCCGAATCGGACGACCCGACGGAGTTGGATTCGCACTCGCCTTTGGAAGAATCAACAATCAAGGAACCTCACGACTATCGCTGCAAGAAGTGCAACGGCTTGGTCGATCCGGCCGGCCAGTTGGAAGGATCACTAACGGTCTCGCTGTTGGCGGTCGCGCACTGGGGCGTGACATGGCAGCAGACGCAAGCCGCATCGACTCAGGTTGTTCCGCATTGGCGACGGGCACTGGCTGCGGTGATCGGGCAGCGGATATCGATGCCAAGCAAGAACGCATTCATCAATGGCATGCGATCTGGACTGATTCAGCCTGATGCTCATTGGTTGAGTCTGATCGAACAGGCGATCGAATTGGTGAGCGAAGAAGTGGAGTGGCCCGAAGCAACCGCGAGACCACCGTGA